In the genome of Hymenobacter taeanensis, one region contains:
- a CDS encoding AAA family ATPase: protein MKILRVRFYNLNSLRGEHEVNFGQSPLAESGLFAITGATGAGKTTILDAITLALYGQMPRHEAGGPEQAMSHGTGESWAEVEFEVNGRRYRSKWGQYRARKKPDGKLQPPTMELSEQPEAPTVETADKWPILEDYKSKVPPRVAELSGLEYKQFLRSVLLAQGEFTRFLKSTAGERAQLLEKITDTRKYSDISRAAYERAKHELQQVETLRAGLAGVVLLSPEEVAFLEGEINELNQQLEAATATQKRLLDAQSWLRRLQELRSQQQRSQLRLQQLTAQATTLAPLRQRMNLHTQAAPFATDWALLRQTDEQVKKVRQEAEQLRVKLPQLQQHREEAYVARNAAQATYEQAEAARQEQEPKLLEAEKLDFQIQEAQKQLVSGKQEYEEKNEKCKRLKQHAEQAASQARELREQVRDAGKWLELNANVSELATTLPELSANLQHWEHLKGELGQLRQRLHAATQRQQQAATETARHQQVAAEAQRQLEKLTARYQTAAATRNTWLHRLRHHVSGLQREQEKQQQHWDDLRRSLQMQQLILNHTETRHLLEAGQPCPVCGATEHPYMAGVLGVSEDSVQHDRQREDELGQHVRALGARYNRLNTYVTMLEQIGPEPEATPADTIQLLPESAEKAAAEEVKTLVQELRELHDQRTAAEHRLAQARSQQEAVAHQQQAYAQDAAQLTQALADAEDRVPDARTMIQSQLQNFGMMFTEENGRALMDQARQRITEFEQRQQQLNKAERDLSGISVEANKAEEEKLELQEWLRANKQGLLEQHQQIVARQQQRQQLFASPDVAAARQQLETALRQADSRLKLAEQQLQQQETALTLAATQLRQREQDAEQQHHLWQQQHATLTSALSAAGLAPDPTALAALLLPEPEVRRLADQLHQHERDVALAQQTLTELAQQLQHEQAHSLTQEPAESVAQQLQSTTQLLASLNQQLGQRQQRLLNHKAGLERHASLAAQLATQQQEAQRWRQLSELIGSADGKKFSEFAQGLTLARLVDLANRHLLRLTDRYRILRNPEEHLDLLVQDDYQAGSTRSMNSLSGGESFLVSLALALGLSELAGRKTQIDTLFIDEGFGTLDPDTLDVALSALEMLQGSGKTIGIISHVEALKERVTTQINVRKGAGGTSTLQIVGFGEAL from the coding sequence ATGAAAATCCTCCGCGTCCGCTTTTATAATTTGAACTCCCTACGCGGGGAGCACGAGGTCAATTTTGGTCAGTCGCCCCTGGCCGAATCGGGGCTGTTTGCCATTACGGGTGCTACGGGCGCGGGCAAAACCACTATTCTGGATGCCATTACGCTGGCCCTTTACGGCCAGATGCCCCGCCACGAAGCCGGCGGCCCTGAGCAGGCCATGAGTCATGGCACGGGTGAGAGCTGGGCCGAGGTGGAGTTTGAAGTAAACGGCCGCCGTTACCGCTCTAAGTGGGGCCAGTACCGGGCCCGGAAAAAGCCCGATGGCAAGCTGCAGCCACCTACCATGGAGCTCAGCGAGCAGCCCGAAGCACCTACCGTAGAAACAGCCGACAAGTGGCCCATTCTAGAGGACTACAAATCTAAAGTGCCGCCCCGCGTAGCGGAGCTCAGCGGCCTGGAGTACAAGCAGTTTCTGCGTTCGGTGCTGCTGGCTCAGGGTGAGTTTACGCGCTTCCTGAAGTCTACGGCCGGTGAGCGGGCACAGCTGCTGGAGAAAATCACCGATACCCGCAAGTATTCCGATATCTCGCGGGCGGCGTATGAGCGGGCCAAGCACGAGCTGCAACAGGTGGAAACGCTGCGGGCAGGCCTGGCGGGAGTAGTTCTGCTTTCCCCTGAGGAAGTGGCCTTTCTGGAAGGCGAAATTAATGAGCTAAATCAACAGCTGGAAGCAGCAACCGCCACCCAAAAGCGACTCCTGGACGCCCAGAGTTGGCTTCGGCGCCTGCAGGAGCTGCGCAGCCAGCAGCAGCGCAGCCAATTGCGCCTGCAGCAACTCACGGCCCAGGCCACTACGCTGGCTCCCCTGCGCCAACGCATGAACCTGCACACCCAGGCCGCTCCGTTCGCCACCGATTGGGCCTTGCTGCGCCAAACGGACGAGCAGGTGAAGAAAGTACGGCAGGAAGCCGAGCAGCTCCGGGTAAAACTGCCCCAGCTCCAGCAGCATCGGGAAGAGGCCTACGTGGCCCGCAATGCGGCGCAAGCCACTTACGAGCAGGCCGAGGCCGCTCGCCAGGAGCAGGAGCCGAAGCTGCTGGAAGCCGAAAAACTGGATTTCCAGATTCAGGAAGCTCAAAAGCAGTTGGTGTCAGGCAAGCAGGAATACGAAGAGAAAAACGAGAAGTGCAAGCGCCTCAAGCAACACGCCGAGCAGGCTGCCAGTCAGGCCCGGGAGCTGCGCGAGCAGGTACGCGACGCCGGTAAATGGCTGGAGCTGAACGCTAACGTAAGCGAGTTGGCCACCACCCTGCCGGAGCTTTCAGCCAACCTGCAGCATTGGGAGCACCTGAAGGGCGAGCTAGGCCAGTTACGGCAACGCCTGCACGCCGCTACCCAGCGCCAGCAGCAAGCCGCCACTGAAACAGCCCGGCACCAACAAGTAGCCGCGGAAGCTCAGCGGCAGCTAGAGAAGCTTACGGCGCGCTACCAGACTGCCGCCGCCACCCGCAACACGTGGCTGCACCGCCTACGCCACCACGTGAGTGGCCTACAGCGGGAGCAGGAGAAGCAGCAGCAGCACTGGGACGACCTGCGCCGCAGCCTACAGATGCAGCAGCTCATTCTCAACCATACCGAGACGCGCCACCTGCTGGAGGCTGGTCAGCCTTGCCCGGTGTGCGGGGCCACTGAGCACCCCTACATGGCGGGCGTGCTGGGCGTGAGTGAAGACAGCGTACAGCACGACCGGCAACGCGAAGACGAGCTTGGCCAGCACGTGCGGGCCCTGGGAGCACGCTATAACCGCCTGAACACATACGTAACCATGCTGGAGCAAATCGGTCCGGAGCCGGAAGCTACCCCAGCAGATACCATCCAGCTTTTACCTGAAAGCGCCGAAAAAGCTGCCGCCGAGGAAGTTAAAACGCTGGTACAGGAGTTGCGTGAGCTGCACGACCAGCGCACCGCCGCCGAGCACCGCCTGGCGCAGGCCCGCAGCCAGCAAGAGGCCGTAGCCCACCAGCAACAGGCCTACGCCCAGGATGCAGCCCAACTGACCCAGGCCCTGGCCGATGCTGAGGACCGCGTTCCGGATGCTCGCACCATGATCCAGAGCCAGCTCCAAAACTTCGGGATGATGTTTACGGAGGAAAATGGCCGCGCCCTTATGGACCAGGCTCGCCAGCGCATCACGGAGTTTGAACAGCGGCAACAGCAACTCAACAAGGCTGAGCGTGACCTAAGCGGCATTAGTGTAGAAGCCAACAAGGCCGAAGAGGAAAAGCTGGAGCTGCAGGAGTGGCTGCGCGCCAATAAGCAAGGCCTGCTTGAGCAGCATCAGCAGATAGTGGCTCGGCAGCAGCAGCGCCAGCAGCTCTTCGCCAGCCCCGATGTAGCCGCGGCCCGACAGCAGCTCGAAACTGCGTTGCGCCAGGCTGATAGCCGACTTAAACTAGCTGAGCAGCAGTTGCAACAGCAGGAAACCGCCCTTACGCTGGCTGCCACGCAGCTGCGGCAGCGTGAGCAAGATGCGGAGCAGCAGCACCACCTCTGGCAGCAGCAGCACGCTACGCTTACTTCGGCCCTGAGCGCGGCCGGCCTGGCCCCCGACCCTACTGCACTGGCTGCCCTGCTACTGCCCGAGCCAGAAGTGCGCCGCCTAGCCGACCAGCTCCACCAACACGAGCGAGATGTGGCCCTGGCCCAACAGACTCTCACTGAGCTAGCTCAACAGCTGCAGCATGAGCAGGCCCACTCCCTCACGCAAGAACCCGCCGAATCGGTTGCGCAGCAGCTCCAGAGCACCACGCAATTGCTGGCCAGCCTCAATCAGCAGCTAGGCCAGCGCCAGCAGCGCCTGCTCAACCACAAAGCGGGGCTAGAGCGCCATGCGTCACTGGCGGCTCAGCTGGCTACGCAGCAGCAGGAGGCCCAGCGGTGGCGGCAGCTCAGCGAGCTTATTGGCTCCGCCGATGGCAAGAAGTTCAGTGAGTTTGCCCAAGGCCTCACCCTGGCTCGTCTCGTGGATCTGGCTAACCGCCACCTGCTTCGTCTCACCGACCGCTACCGCATTCTGCGCAACCCGGAAGAGCACCTCGACCTGCTGGTGCAGGATGACTACCAGGCGGGTAGCACTCGCTCTATGAATTCTCTTTCGGGTGGGGAGAGTTTCCTGGTAAGCCTGGCGCTGGCCCTAGGCCTATCGGAGCTGGCGGGCCGCAAAACCCAAATCGACACCCTCTTTATCGATGAAGGCTTTGGCACCCTCGACCCCGATACGCTGGACGTTGCTCTCTCTGCCCTTGAAATGCTGCAGGGCAGTGGCAAAACTATTGGTATCATCTCGCACGTAGAAGCCCTAAAGGAGCGAGTAACCACGCAGATTAACGTGCGCAAAGGAGCTGGTGGCACCAGCACTCTACAGATTGTAGGCTTTGGTGAGGCGCTGTAA
- a CDS encoding response regulator has protein sequence MDSAPKLTLLVVEDEALIAESLRLTLEDLGYEVLATCYTFAEAQQAFAGPRPDLVLLDINLGGPPQQSGLELAQLLREAQGPPFLFLTAYSDFDTIRQAARLQPSGYLIKPVNGVTLFAAIQTAIERAAAHQPAPLPHPNAPAAPVPDFFFVKRGAFAHKLYWRDVASLEAGKNYVTLRAPALRLSHAIRGSLAYVLDQLLPPSLLNSFIRVNRRTSLNAAFITGYNDEHVYCAGESYENGRMAQEQLQRLQLK, from the coding sequence ATGGACTCCGCGCCTAAGCTCACCCTCCTCGTTGTGGAAGACGAGGCCCTGATTGCCGAAAGCCTGCGCCTGACCCTTGAAGATCTGGGGTATGAGGTACTGGCCACCTGCTACACGTTTGCTGAGGCGCAACAGGCTTTTGCCGGCCCGCGCCCCGATTTGGTGCTACTCGACATCAACCTGGGTGGCCCGCCTCAGCAGTCTGGCCTGGAGCTGGCTCAGTTGCTGCGCGAGGCCCAAGGCCCACCCTTCCTGTTTCTGACGGCCTACAGCGACTTCGACACCATCCGGCAGGCGGCGCGGCTGCAGCCCAGTGGTTACCTGATCAAGCCCGTAAACGGCGTTACGCTGTTCGCGGCCATTCAAACGGCCATTGAACGCGCGGCCGCGCACCAGCCGGCGCCCCTGCCCCACCCAAACGCGCCGGCTGCACCAGTGCCGGATTTTTTCTTTGTTAAACGCGGTGCTTTCGCCCACAAGCTGTATTGGCGCGACGTCGCCAGTTTGGAAGCCGGCAAAAATTACGTTACGCTCCGGGCCCCAGCGCTGCGCCTGAGCCACGCCATCCGCGGCTCGTTGGCCTACGTACTCGACCAGTTGCTTCCGCCCTCCCTGCTGAACTCCTTTATCCGCGTAAACCGTCGCACCAGCCTCAACGCTGCCTTCATCACCGGCTACAACGATGAACACGTATACTGCGCGGGTGAATCTTACGAAAACGGCCGGATGGCCCAGGAACAGCTGCAGCGGCTACAGTTGAAATAA
- a CDS encoding sensor histidine kinase, producing MNLTVPTTACVKDHRQRTRRRAPLAVMVLLVLLTSRAPAWSASAPPDALHRRFFALLQQGDSVYARKQGYGSFGQALLYYDRAERLAEQAQDSLLLAEAVFARARVYDAWNHEPQKTLRYFQQAAQGFAHLPGKWRRYYYARFLVAHAYDKVPDSLRAVQALRQLGRELAARPDSVRRQVPSTVEMALSATQINNFGLADTLLGQLVRRAWVRNDPETYNYLDDYYLVQARLDVLYRHPGRYSPYLDSLRLAFTHAPSPPDREYHGRLLAELLAAAGAYREAYAYADTSRRMYDRLNSAGAVAHMRRVLAESETQRQALAETRQQARQLALAGLSVGLAVISVLCFYLYRQGRRARQQAAALATANQHLDEQAAEVGLLNKEIQHRVKNNLHMVFSLLQMQERRTDNEEVIEQLQAARLRVESIAALHNQLLNGAGAEVNLAAFLKELVSSVVSCLANDRQVVTHLQTEGLNLPPNGYLPLSLILNEWVTNTIKYAATDSPFLEVRVTVKNSPTEVCVEYQDNGCVPTAAAAPGLGTQIITLLTRQLGATLSTPFNHPYHYQLRIPHGLRA from the coding sequence ATGAACCTGACTGTCCCTACTACAGCTTGCGTTAAGGATCACCGCCAGCGGACCCGGCGACGGGCGCCGCTGGCGGTGATGGTACTCCTGGTGCTGCTGACGAGCCGTGCCCCAGCCTGGTCAGCATCTGCCCCGCCTGATGCACTGCACCGGCGTTTCTTTGCCTTGTTACAGCAGGGCGACTCGGTGTACGCCCGCAAGCAGGGCTATGGCAGCTTTGGACAGGCCCTGCTCTACTATGACCGCGCCGAGCGCCTGGCCGAACAGGCTCAGGATTCGCTGCTTTTGGCGGAAGCCGTGTTTGCCCGGGCCCGGGTGTATGATGCGTGGAACCACGAGCCTCAAAAAACCCTGCGCTACTTTCAGCAGGCCGCCCAGGGCTTTGCGCACCTGCCAGGGAAGTGGCGGCGCTACTATTACGCCCGCTTTCTGGTGGCCCACGCCTACGATAAAGTACCCGACAGCCTGCGCGCCGTGCAGGCTCTGCGCCAACTGGGCCGCGAGCTGGCCGCCCGCCCCGACTCAGTGCGACGGCAGGTACCCAGTACCGTTGAAATGGCGCTGAGCGCCACCCAAATCAACAACTTCGGCCTGGCTGATACGCTGCTGGGCCAGCTGGTGCGCCGGGCCTGGGTGCGCAACGACCCCGAAACCTACAACTACCTCGACGACTACTATTTGGTGCAGGCCCGCCTCGATGTGCTCTACCGCCACCCCGGCCGCTACTCACCCTACCTGGATTCGCTTCGGCTGGCCTTCACCCATGCCCCCAGCCCCCCTGACCGCGAATACCACGGTCGCCTACTGGCGGAATTGCTGGCCGCCGCCGGCGCGTACCGGGAGGCCTACGCCTACGCCGATACCAGCCGCCGCATGTATGACCGCCTTAACAGTGCCGGCGCCGTAGCCCACATGCGCCGGGTGCTGGCCGAGTCAGAAACGCAGCGCCAGGCATTGGCCGAAACCCGGCAGCAGGCGCGCCAGCTCGCTTTGGCCGGACTTAGCGTGGGACTGGCCGTCATTAGCGTTTTGTGCTTTTACCTGTACCGGCAAGGGCGGCGGGCCCGGCAGCAGGCCGCGGCCCTGGCCACCGCCAACCAGCACCTCGACGAGCAGGCCGCCGAAGTGGGGCTGCTCAACAAGGAAATTCAGCACCGGGTAAAAAACAACCTACACATGGTCTTCAGCCTGCTACAGATGCAGGAGCGCCGTACCGACAACGAGGAAGTTATCGAGCAACTCCAGGCGGCCCGCCTGCGGGTGGAAAGTATCGCGGCCTTGCACAACCAGCTGTTGAATGGGGCCGGGGCCGAGGTAAACCTGGCTGCCTTTCTTAAAGAGCTTGTCTCGTCGGTGGTGAGCTGCCTGGCCAACGACCGGCAGGTGGTGACCCACCTCCAGACTGAAGGCCTGAACTTGCCCCCAAACGGCTACCTGCCTCTCTCGCTCATCCTCAACGAATGGGTGACCAATACCATCAAATACGCCGCAACCGACTCGCCCTTTCTGGAAGTGCGCGTGACAGTGAAAAACAGCCCCACAGAGGTATGCGTGGAGTACCAAGATAATGGCTGCGTGCCCACCGCTGCCGCTGCGCCCGGCCTGGGCACGCAAATCATCACCCTGCTCACCCGGCAACTGGGCGCTACGCTCAGCACCCCATTCAACCATCCCTACCACTACCAGCTTCGCATTCCGCATGGACTCCGCGCCTAA
- a CDS encoding DUF7151 family protein, giving the protein MKKLLRVPVALRYWLLPALLLSAATAARAQNNVGIGTTTPDASAVLDASSTTQGMLVPRMTAAQRAAVKDPSTNKPATGLLVYQTDAPAGFYVYNGTAWAALSGAGSTGPAGADGKNSLVRTTAEAAGANCATGGFKTEYGLDANANGTLDAAEVNAALTRYVCNGAQGTAGSTGATGPAGQGVPTGGTAGQVLSKVDGTNYNTQWTTPALSSSGAALQLYAISTTAQNKSPYGYSRYVFNFDNIVSGDNPTAWTTNNTYTVPSSGLYSITLALIESAFAGFTTPPSIAPEIQVVSGGVTRYYYGANGQSSTLYQGNTSEGTAVGTAGAPTSYSRGLGCFVLPLQAGDVIKVFYRSSMNATSTTNTISFSTDGSTYLSIVKLN; this is encoded by the coding sequence GTGAAAAAACTATTGCGCGTCCCTGTTGCCCTTCGCTATTGGCTGTTGCCTGCCTTACTGCTAAGCGCCGCTACCGCGGCCCGTGCCCAAAACAATGTGGGCATAGGCACCACCACCCCCGATGCTTCGGCGGTGCTCGATGCCAGCTCCACCACCCAGGGCATGTTGGTGCCCCGCATGACGGCGGCCCAGCGCGCGGCTGTAAAGGACCCCTCCACCAACAAGCCCGCTACCGGCCTGCTCGTGTACCAGACCGACGCTCCGGCCGGCTTTTATGTTTACAACGGCACCGCCTGGGCAGCCCTGAGCGGCGCGGGCAGCACCGGCCCGGCCGGCGCCGACGGCAAGAATAGCCTCGTGCGCACCACGGCCGAAGCGGCCGGCGCCAACTGCGCCACCGGCGGCTTCAAAACCGAATACGGCCTCGACGCCAATGCCAACGGCACGCTCGATGCGGCTGAGGTGAATGCCGCCCTGACGCGCTACGTGTGCAACGGCGCGCAGGGCACGGCTGGCAGCACGGGCGCCACGGGCCCCGCCGGCCAGGGCGTGCCCACCGGCGGCACGGCCGGGCAGGTGCTCAGCAAAGTAGACGGCACCAACTATAACACACAGTGGACGACGCCTGCTTTGTCAAGTAGTGGTGCCGCGCTTCAGTTGTACGCAATCAGTACCACTGCGCAGAACAAATCGCCGTACGGATACAGCCGCTATGTCTTCAATTTCGACAATATTGTTAGCGGTGATAACCCAACGGCTTGGACTACGAATAATACCTACACAGTACCATCTAGCGGTCTATATAGCATCACGTTAGCACTGATAGAATCCGCCTTTGCCGGATTTACTACTCCCCCGTCCATTGCACCTGAAATACAAGTGGTTTCGGGAGGCGTAACACGCTATTACTATGGAGCCAATGGGCAGAGCTCGACCTTGTACCAAGGCAATACGAGTGAAGGCACAGCAGTAGGAACCGCCGGGGCACCTACTTCCTATTCGAGAGGCCTCGGCTGCTTTGTGCTTCCGCTGCAAGCCGGAGACGTTATTAAAGTGTTCTACCGGTCGAGTATGAATGCCACAAGCACGACGAACACAATCTCGTTTAGCACCGACGGCAGCACCTACCTCAGTATTGTCAAGTTAAATTAG